One Clarias gariepinus isolate MV-2021 ecotype Netherlands chromosome 18, CGAR_prim_01v2, whole genome shotgun sequence genomic window carries:
- the LOC128506648 gene encoding F-box only protein 48, with amino-acid sequence MQHVSKRNLNPRAVGEGVISLKSIRNGGPELNFTETLPTEMSEKIFSELDVRSLCRASVTCKRWNVIIEGSDILWRSHCLSALAVCRREVDGDRSDGLSWKVTLVRNYQKSCVKRRWLKGKYSNILCAEDLPPNSMCPLDVETWGEILEAELER; translated from the exons ATGCAGCATGTCTCTAAAAGGAACCTCAACCCCCGTGCTGTTGGAGAAGGAGTCATATCCTTGAAGTCCATCAGGAACGGAGGACCAGAGCTGAACTTCACGGAGACGCTCCCTACAGAGATGAGCGAGAAGATCTTTAGCGAGCTGGACGTGAGGAGTCTGTGTCGCGCCTCGGTCACCTGCAAGCGCTGGAACGTGATCATCGAGGGCAGCGATATTCTGTGGAGGAGCCACTGTCTGAGCGCGCTGGCCGTCTGCCGCAGGGAGGTGGACGGGGACCGGAGCGATGGACTGTCCTGGAAG GTGACTCTGGTGCGTAATTACCAGAAGAGCTGCGTGAAAAGAAGATGGTTAAAGGGAAAATATAGCAACATCCTCTGTGCTGAAGATCTGCCCCCGAACAGCATGTGTCCTCTGGACGTGGAGACCTGGGGGGAGATCctggaggcagagctggagaGATAA
- the cnrip1a gene encoding CB1 cannabinoid receptor-interacting protein 1a: protein MADVPALINICVSLKIQPNDGPVFFKADGSRFGQTRTIKLLTGSKYKIEVVMKPGNAEAVSMGIGGKSFDLEQQSKDEESAVYHGLYDTEGVPHTKSGDRQPVQVSIQFKEAGVFETVWQVKYYNYYKREHCQFGNKFTCIEYEVKPNETRSLMWINKEVFQ from the exons ATGGCCGACGTTCCAGCGTTAATAAACATCTGCGTGTCGTTAAAGATCCAGCCGAACGATGGGCCGGTGTTCTTTAAGGCGGACGGGTCCCGGTTCGGACAGACGCGGACCATTAAGCTGCTGACGGGCTCCAAGTATAAAATCGAGGTGGTGATGAAACCGGGGAACGCCGAGGCTGT CTCTATGGGAATCGGCGGAAAAAGCTTTGATCTCGAGCAGCAGTCTAAAGATGAAGAGTCTGCCGTATACCACGGATTATACGACACCGAGGGTGTTCCTCACACCAAGAGCGGGGACAGACAGCCTGTGCAGGTCTCCATACAG TTCAAGGAGGCGGGCGTCTTCGAGACGGTGTGGCAGGTGAAGTACTACAACTACTACAAGCGTGAGCACTGCCAGTTCGGCAACAAGTTCACCTGCATCGAGTACGAGGTGAAGCCCAATGAGACGCGCAGCCTCATGTGGATCAACAAAGAAGTCTTCCAGTAG